Proteins from a genomic interval of Sphingobacterium sp. SYP-B4668:
- a CDS encoding PIG-L family deacetylase codes for MNIKTIFITLCVITLGKSIYAQPASPAPSSEIKLKLQKLNVLGSVLYFAAHPDDENTRLIAWLAQEKKYRTGYLSLTRGDGGQNLIGTEIGKELGLIRTQELLRARSIDKGEQFFSTAFDFGFSKTHEETFNFWEKEDVLKDAVWIIRKFQPDVIITRFPPDERGGHGHHQASAILAIEAFKIAGDPTKYPEQLAYVQPWQPKRLLWNTFNFGGLKTTADDQFNIEIGEYNPLIGKSYGEIASESRSSHKSQGFGAAKQRGTSKEYFEVLAGDKPTTDLLSGIETSWKRTSNGLEIQSRVEDLIRKFDIVHPEKSIPGLTSLLREVEKIDNLYWKQQKTKEIKELILDCAGIWMESYAPQSQYTLGSSINVSNDIIVRSPQTTVELVRINHQKVEKTLPHNEIISQGLTLNAAPISQPYWLETDGSLGKFDVSDPTLIGNPQNPNIPQTEFIIRIEGVQISYTRPVLYKYTDPVRGEIYEPLTITPPITVNIGSNAIVSKINTPRTIELQFKSHQEKPQTGKVEFLVPNNWSISPQSIEINFDTQQELLRQVTLTPLSSDTNLDSLKILIDGTLAHSYQAISYDHIPQITWFPPAKSRLTGIEATIPQLKIGYLEGAGDLVSSSLANIGLQITPLKESEILSDHLSTYDAIIVGIRAFNINPRIGNLIPHLFKYVENGGTLIEQYNVNSGLKTNQLGPYPFTISRDRVTDELATVTLDIHNPILNHPNKITAKDFEGWVQERGLYFAGQIAEQYATPLSMHDKNEQPNKGSLLVVNKGKGKFVYTSLSFFRQLPAGVPGAYRLFVNLLSKQPQ; via the coding sequence ATGAATATCAAAACTATCTTCATTACCCTATGTGTCATCACTTTGGGTAAATCCATATACGCACAGCCTGCATCGCCAGCTCCCTCTTCCGAAATAAAACTTAAACTTCAAAAGTTAAATGTATTGGGGTCTGTACTCTACTTTGCAGCTCATCCTGATGATGAAAACACCCGTCTTATTGCTTGGTTGGCACAGGAGAAGAAATACCGTACAGGATATTTATCCCTTACTCGAGGCGATGGTGGTCAAAATCTTATTGGGACTGAAATAGGAAAGGAATTAGGCTTAATTCGCACACAAGAATTGCTCAGAGCACGTTCCATAGATAAGGGCGAACAATTCTTCAGCACTGCTTTCGATTTTGGATTTTCCAAGACCCATGAGGAGACATTCAATTTTTGGGAAAAAGAAGATGTGCTAAAAGACGCGGTATGGATTATTCGAAAATTTCAACCCGACGTCATCATTACTCGATTTCCTCCTGACGAAAGGGGGGGGCATGGACACCACCAAGCCTCAGCCATATTAGCGATAGAAGCATTCAAAATTGCAGGCGATCCCACTAAATACCCAGAGCAACTCGCTTACGTCCAACCTTGGCAACCCAAAAGATTACTCTGGAATACCTTTAACTTTGGTGGCCTCAAGACCACTGCAGATGACCAATTCAACATAGAAATAGGAGAGTACAATCCTTTGATCGGCAAATCTTATGGCGAAATAGCCTCTGAAAGCCGCTCATCACACAAAAGTCAAGGTTTTGGTGCTGCCAAACAGCGAGGCACCTCAAAAGAATATTTTGAGGTATTGGCAGGAGACAAGCCAACTACCGATTTATTGAGCGGAATTGAAACCTCTTGGAAAAGAACCTCCAACGGACTAGAAATCCAATCCCGAGTCGAAGATTTAATCCGTAAATTTGACATTGTCCATCCCGAGAAATCCATCCCTGGATTGACGAGTCTTCTCCGTGAGGTCGAAAAGATAGACAACCTGTACTGGAAACAACAGAAAACAAAAGAGATTAAGGAGCTCATCCTTGACTGTGCTGGCATTTGGATGGAAAGTTACGCCCCCCAATCTCAATACACACTAGGCTCATCCATCAATGTCAGCAATGATATTATTGTTAGAAGTCCCCAAACTACGGTAGAGCTAGTCCGTATTAATCATCAGAAGGTAGAGAAAACATTGCCCCACAATGAAATAATATCCCAAGGTCTCACACTCAATGCCGCACCAATTTCTCAGCCATATTGGCTGGAAACCGACGGTTCACTTGGTAAATTCGATGTTTCCGACCCTACACTGATTGGCAACCCACAAAATCCCAATATCCCCCAGACTGAATTTATCATTCGCATTGAGGGAGTGCAGATATCTTATACTAGACCTGTGCTCTATAAATATACCGATCCCGTCAGGGGCGAAATATACGAGCCACTGACAATTACGCCTCCAATTACCGTCAATATAGGGTCCAATGCCATTGTATCAAAAATAAATACCCCCCGGACTATTGAGCTGCAATTCAAATCACATCAAGAAAAGCCTCAAACAGGCAAAGTCGAGTTCCTAGTACCAAATAACTGGAGCATAAGTCCCCAAAGCATAGAAATAAATTTCGATACCCAACAAGAATTACTTCGTCAGGTTACACTTACACCGCTATCATCAGACACGAATCTCGACTCTCTAAAAATATTAATTGATGGAACACTCGCTCATTCTTATCAGGCCATCTCCTATGACCATATCCCACAGATTACTTGGTTTCCTCCTGCCAAATCTAGGTTGACCGGTATCGAAGCTACGATTCCTCAGCTCAAAATCGGCTATTTAGAAGGAGCTGGAGATCTCGTTTCATCAAGCTTGGCAAACATTGGACTACAGATAACACCCCTTAAAGAATCAGAAATACTAAGCGATCACCTTTCGACGTATGACGCTATTATCGTTGGCATTCGTGCATTCAATATCAATCCACGAATAGGCAACCTAATCCCTCACCTCTTTAAATATGTGGAGAATGGCGGCACATTAATCGAACAATATAATGTAAATAGTGGCCTCAAAACAAATCAACTCGGGCCTTATCCGTTTACCATTAGTCGCGATCGCGTGACCGACGAATTGGCGACCGTCACCTTAGACATCCACAACCCAATCCTCAATCACCCCAACAAAATAACAGCGAAAGATTTTGAAGGATGGGTGCAAGAACGCGGACTCTATTTCGCAGGTCAAATTGCTGAACAGTATGCCACCCCACTATCCATGCATGACAAAAATGAACAACCCAATAAAGGTTCACTTTTGGTTGTTAACAAAGGAAAAGGTAAATTTGTCTACACTTCCCTGTCTTTTTTTAGACAATTACCCGCAGGTGTGCCCGGAGCTTATAGATTATTTGTAAATTTGTTATCAAAACAACCGCAATAA
- a CDS encoding sodium:solute symporter: protein MSGYDWAVLFATIALIICYGIYKSKGIKNIDGYLLGNRSLPWYNVGLSVMATQASAITFLSAPGLAYSSGMSFVQFYFGLPLAMIVLCITFVPIFHRLRVFTAYEFLEKRFDIKTRALTAILFLIQRGISTGITIFAPSIILSTILHIDVTYTTLFIGSLVVLYTVYGGTKAVSYTQVLQMSIIFGGLLVAGIMVVHLLPQEVGLVEALHIAGKSGKTNAIDLTFDLDNQYTLWTGLIGGFFLQLSYFGTDQSQVGRYLTSSSIRDSRQGLLMNGLLKVPMQFAILLIGVLVFAYYQYNTPPIFFNQQEVAKLKTSSHHHELQKLEKQHTAVYQEKQAVLDELVHAVKTDDDAAIARTRGRLQETDRKSQEVRQQVIDLMKKNDSNAETNDNNYVFLSFVTSTFPKGLIGLLVAIIFLASMGATSSAINSLASTTIVDIYKRFVNKNDSDRGYLNASRVITFIWGIFTILIALYASQLGNLLEAVNILGSLFYGTILGIFIVAFYVKRVGGMAVFWAAVITEAIIVIIWNMDIVAFLWLNLIGCALVVIIGLILQQFVSNNKDKRFPIQS, encoded by the coding sequence ATGAGTGGGTACGATTGGGCCGTACTCTTTGCTACTATTGCACTCATTATATGCTACGGCATCTATAAGAGCAAAGGCATCAAAAACATTGACGGTTACCTACTTGGTAACCGTTCCTTACCATGGTACAATGTCGGTCTATCCGTCATGGCGACTCAAGCAAGTGCCATCACCTTTCTTTCTGCCCCAGGATTAGCATACTCCTCAGGGATGAGTTTTGTTCAGTTCTACTTTGGCCTACCTTTGGCTATGATTGTACTCTGCATTACCTTTGTCCCTATATTTCATCGGCTACGGGTATTTACCGCATACGAATTTCTGGAAAAGCGATTTGATATCAAAACCCGTGCGCTCACCGCAATCCTATTCCTTATTCAAAGAGGAATTTCTACGGGAATTACCATATTCGCCCCCTCGATTATTCTTTCCACAATACTGCACATTGACGTCACCTATACGACATTATTCATTGGAAGTCTAGTCGTCCTTTATACCGTATATGGTGGCACGAAGGCTGTTTCTTACACACAGGTACTACAGATGAGCATTATCTTCGGTGGTCTCCTTGTCGCAGGAATCATGGTTGTCCATCTCCTTCCTCAGGAAGTGGGCCTTGTAGAAGCGTTGCATATTGCAGGAAAATCAGGCAAGACAAATGCGATAGACCTAACCTTCGACCTGGACAATCAATATACCCTTTGGACAGGTCTCATCGGTGGCTTTTTCTTACAGCTATCTTATTTCGGGACCGACCAAAGTCAAGTAGGTCGTTACCTCACCAGCTCCTCTATTCGCGACAGTCGGCAAGGACTCCTTATGAACGGTTTACTTAAGGTACCCATGCAATTTGCTATCCTACTTATTGGAGTGTTGGTCTTCGCATACTATCAATACAATACTCCCCCAATATTTTTCAACCAACAAGAAGTTGCCAAACTGAAGACTAGCAGTCACCATCATGAACTTCAAAAGCTTGAAAAGCAACATACTGCAGTATATCAAGAAAAACAGGCTGTATTAGACGAACTTGTACACGCGGTTAAAACCGATGATGATGCAGCAATAGCGCGCACCAGAGGCCGACTACAAGAAACTGACCGCAAGTCTCAGGAGGTGCGTCAGCAAGTCATTGATCTCATGAAAAAAAACGACTCCAATGCAGAGACCAACGACAATAACTATGTTTTTCTCAGCTTCGTCACCAGTACTTTCCCCAAAGGCTTGATTGGCCTATTGGTCGCAATTATATTCCTTGCCTCAATGGGCGCCACCTCAAGCGCTATCAACTCCTTAGCATCTACGACTATCGTCGATATATACAAACGCTTTGTCAATAAGAATGACTCAGACCGAGGATATCTAAATGCTTCTCGCGTGATCACTTTCATTTGGGGAATATTTACCATACTAATTGCCTTGTATGCTAGCCAACTCGGCAATCTACTCGAAGCCGTTAACATCCTAGGCTCACTCTTCTATGGAACCATTCTAGGTATATTTATTGTTGCTTTCTACGTAAAGAGAGTGGGGGGGATGGCCGTTTTTTGGGCTGCGGTCATCACAGAGGCTATCATTGTCATTATTTGGAACATGGACATCGTGGCTTTTCTTTGGCTCAACCTCATTGGTTGCGCACTTGTTGTCATCATCGGACTCATCTTACAACAATTCGTTTCTAATAACAAAGACAAACGATTTCCAATCCAGTCTTAA
- a CDS encoding N-acetylmuramoyl-L-alanine amidase — MVCCKSNQYSKTNKQYTAQVKEIASTLTTTLPEPKVLEDSARLIPEPVVVDKVTSLQNRGLRKDLDWVGAIHFDIRKPNYIVIHHTAQDSIKQTLRTFTLDHTKVSAHYLIGKKGEVYQLLNDYLRGWHAGVSKWGSITDMNSVSLGIELDNNGKEPFSDIQINALMTLLDTLKTNYDIPTANFIGHADIAPTRKNDPSALFPWKRLAERGFGIWYDERMLMTPPTDFNAVDALKIIGYDTRNLGAAIVAFKRKFIINDLRPELTLYDKSVLYNLYLKY, encoded by the coding sequence ATGGTCTGCTGTAAGAGCAATCAATACTCGAAGACGAACAAGCAATATACTGCACAGGTCAAAGAAATAGCGTCTACACTGACGACAACATTACCCGAACCTAAGGTCCTTGAGGATAGTGCGCGTCTTATTCCAGAGCCTGTTGTCGTAGATAAAGTAACGAGCTTGCAGAATCGAGGACTGCGGAAGGACCTAGATTGGGTAGGTGCAATACATTTTGACATCCGGAAGCCGAATTATATTGTTATCCATCACACAGCCCAAGATAGTATCAAACAGACGCTTCGAACATTTACATTAGACCACACAAAAGTAAGCGCACATTACCTGATTGGAAAGAAAGGGGAAGTGTATCAATTGCTGAATGATTATTTAAGGGGTTGGCATGCGGGGGTAAGTAAGTGGGGTTCTATTACGGACATGAATTCGGTATCACTGGGTATTGAGCTCGATAATAACGGAAAGGAGCCGTTTTCTGATATTCAAATCAATGCGCTAATGACATTGTTGGACACGTTGAAGACGAATTATGATATCCCTACTGCTAATTTTATTGGACATGCGGATATTGCACCTACGCGTAAGAATGATCCGAGTGCACTGTTTCCCTGGAAGCGATTGGCGGAAAGGGGATTCGGGATTTGGTACGATGAACGTATGTTGATGACACCTCCAACTGATTTTAACGCCGTTGATGCCTTGAAGATTATTGGTTATGACACTCGGAATTTGGGTGCGGCAATCGTCGCATTCAAAAGAAAATTTATCATCAATGATTTGCGCCCGGAATTGACGTTGTATGATAAAAGTGTCTTATATAATTTGTACCTAAAATATTAA
- a CDS encoding DUF3078 domain-containing protein, with the protein MKIKFYGFLLFMGFLAQKADAQVNLKELRAKPDSITNNNKQQKLNIKPIDVPIPKLSLEVDYWKHWTRFGINANQAAFSDSWSGGGVNSLALGINTWHKSEFNRNDFNFVTEVDLKYGKVKNKDQMAKKNNDRIFWDNKLAYKLSKSWSLFTSLTFESQFDVGNSYGTSKVSGRDSITGVISAFMAPGYLTESFGLEYKPDNSLSVRFGTGTARQTFILDDRIKPLTVQQYAEKYPGQTIEKDQADKFGVKAGNTFKNDLAFQITANLDKNLSKNINLKSRYNLFANYEKITDPSHRLDVWLTAKVSRVVNVNLNGIVLYDSDDIAKGKTKAEIQFSESLALGLTFNLPK; encoded by the coding sequence ATGAAAATAAAATTCTACGGTTTTCTTCTATTTATGGGCTTTCTGGCTCAAAAGGCAGACGCTCAGGTGAACCTGAAGGAACTTAGAGCTAAGCCTGATTCTATCACCAATAACAACAAGCAACAGAAGTTAAATATCAAGCCGATTGATGTGCCGATTCCGAAACTCTCTTTGGAGGTGGATTATTGGAAGCATTGGACCCGATTTGGTATCAATGCTAATCAAGCGGCATTTAGCGATAGTTGGAGTGGTGGTGGGGTCAACTCTTTGGCCTTAGGAATAAATACATGGCATAAGTCAGAGTTTAATAGAAATGATTTTAATTTCGTAACAGAAGTTGACTTGAAATACGGTAAGGTGAAAAACAAGGATCAGATGGCCAAGAAGAATAATGACCGTATTTTTTGGGACAATAAACTGGCCTATAAGCTATCAAAAAGTTGGTCTTTATTTACATCACTAACATTTGAATCTCAATTTGATGTTGGTAATAGTTATGGTACAAGCAAAGTTTCAGGAAGAGATAGTATTACAGGGGTAATTTCGGCTTTTATGGCACCAGGGTATTTGACGGAGTCTTTCGGTTTGGAATACAAGCCCGACAATTCTTTGTCGGTACGTTTTGGTACAGGTACTGCGCGACAAACCTTTATTCTGGACGATCGTATAAAGCCACTCACCGTTCAGCAATATGCTGAAAAATATCCAGGCCAAACGATTGAAAAGGATCAAGCGGATAAGTTTGGTGTTAAAGCGGGTAATACCTTTAAAAATGACCTCGCTTTTCAGATTACAGCTAATTTAGATAAGAATTTGTCTAAAAATATCAATCTCAAAAGCCGTTATAATCTATTTGCAAACTATGAGAAGATTACCGATCCTAGCCATCGTTTGGATGTATGGTTAACGGCTAAAGTTTCGAGAGTCGTCAATGTAAATTTGAATGGTATTGTGTTGTATGATAGTGATGACATCGCCAAAGGTAAGACAAAAGCAGAAATTCAATTTTCTGAGTCTTTGGCTTTAGGCTTAACATTTAATTTGCCGAAATAG
- a CDS encoding glucosaminidase domain-containing protein, protein MNKLVYLSVVVMLIVSSCSSKRSTVLVGKNGETSKTTSSGASKSTGGTSMSGLTYIERYKGVAISEMNQYGIPASIKLAQALLESGNGNSYLAKEANNHFGIKCGGVWNGKSVTRPDDHENDCFRVYDNPEQSFKDHSQFLLRKRYEKLFTLDKDDYKGWAKGLKSAGYATNPRYAELLIDMIDRYELYKYDRAESFVEKERREEVVDHVIEEKIVQEPAVQSEKIKSPVAMRIHEVQLKDTLYAVSKRYNVSIEEIKQLNGLIADDLSVGQLLVISR, encoded by the coding sequence GTGGTGATGCTTATCGTTTCGTCATGTTCAAGTAAGAGAAGCACCGTGTTGGTGGGCAAAAATGGAGAAACCAGTAAGACGACGTCTTCTGGAGCCTCTAAAAGCACAGGCGGGACAAGTATGTCTGGCCTAACTTATATTGAGCGGTACAAGGGGGTTGCTATTTCTGAAATGAATCAGTATGGAATTCCTGCAAGCATTAAATTGGCGCAAGCGCTTTTAGAATCTGGAAATGGAAATAGCTATTTGGCTAAAGAAGCTAATAATCACTTTGGTATAAAATGTGGTGGGGTGTGGAACGGAAAGAGCGTAACCAGACCTGATGACCATGAAAATGATTGTTTTCGTGTGTATGACAATCCAGAGCAATCGTTTAAAGACCACTCACAGTTTTTGTTGAGAAAGCGGTATGAGAAGCTTTTTACACTTGATAAAGACGACTATAAAGGCTGGGCAAAGGGATTGAAATCTGCCGGTTATGCTACTAATCCACGCTATGCTGAGTTGTTGATTGATATGATTGATCGATACGAACTTTATAAATACGACCGGGCGGAGAGTTTTGTCGAAAAAGAGAGAAGAGAGGAGGTTGTCGACCATGTTATTGAAGAGAAAATCGTTCAGGAGCCAGCCGTACAATCAGAAAAAATCAAGAGTCCTGTAGCGATGCGGATACATGAAGTACAGCTTAAAGACACCCTCTATGCCGTCAGTAAGCGCTATAATGTCTCTATCGAAGAAATCAAGCAGCTTAATGGCTTAATTGCCGATGATTTATCTGTAGGGCAACTGCTCGTCATCTCCAGATAG